Genomic window (Subtercola endophyticus):
GTCGACCCAGCGATCCACATTCAGGCACGAACGCAGCAAGTCACGCAGCTCTGGGGGCGGCAGGTTCAGCACGGCTCCTCCTTGCGTAGACGAGTGTCAGCCGCTTTCAGCCTAGCGGGGCGATCTACGATGAGCAGGTGACAGACCACCGCGTGACCGGACTGCTGCTGGCTGCGGGCGGCGGCAGCAGAATGGGCATGCCGAAAGCGCTCGTTCGGGGCGGTGACGGCGTGCCGTGGGTAGTGCGGAGTGTGCGGCTGCTGATGGCCGCCGGATGCTCGCCGGTCGTGGTGGTCGTGGGAGCCCGCGCTTCCGAGGTCGAGGCTTTGCTCGCGCTTGAGTTCGGCCCTCGCTCTGCGGTTGTCGTGGCCCATGCAGAGGAGTGGGCCTCGGGCATGGCTGCGTCACTGCGTGCCGGCTTGGCAGCGGTCGCGCACGAGAAATCGTCGCCGATCGGGGTGCTGGTGACCCTCGTCGATCTTCCCGAGCTGACCGTCGAAGCGCTCG
Coding sequences:
- a CDS encoding nucleotidyltransferase family protein; the protein is MTDHRVTGLLLAAGGGSRMGMPKALVRGGDGVPWVVRSVRLLMAAGCSPVVVVVGARASEVEALLALEFGPRSAVVVAHAEEWASGMAASLRAGLAAVAHEKSSPIGVLVTLVDLPELTVEALERVLSRARANEHPESALVRAAYDGMPGHPVFIGRRHWAAVAADVSGDAGAGRYLRAHNAQHVDCSDLGGGDDRDTAR